The Bdellovibrionales bacterium genome segment AACCAAATGACTCGCAAATCCAGAAGTGGATTTTATTTTTTCCTGAAGAACTCGATATGGCTGCAGCGCAATCTCATACTTCTTAAGGGCCTCCGAGTATGTTTCTTTAATGTCAGGGACTGAAATTGTGCCCAGTCTGGCATTGTAATAGTTAAAATAATACCTGAAATTGTTTGGAATTGTCAAAACGCGAGATTCTAGCTTTTTAAGCCTTAGCTGAACGGATTCGAACTCCTCGATTGAAAAATATTGCTTTTGCGCCAATTCCTTGAGGCTTTGATTAATCGCTTCAAGATCAATCATCATTTTTTCGATTCTTTTTGATATTTGAGTTTTGATTCGATTGGAATACTCAATCAAAATCACTTCTGCTTTTTGGCTCTGGTAAGCTCTTAAATCGTGATTACTGATCTGCTGTTTCTTATCTGAGTTGTACTTCTCTACAATAATTGCTTCAGCTTGAGATGTTGCTTCTGCCTTGCTTTGTTCTTCGTGTAGCAGAATCTCGTTCATCCTACTGTCATAAATTTCCTTCATCTCCATTTCGCATTTATCTGCCCAGGCAAATTTCCTATTTAAACACTCCTCCATTTGGACAGCATATTCAATTCCATCGCAGTTCGTTTTTCGGTACTGAACGCATCCGTTCGGCCAGGGATTTCTACCTCTCTGCCTCGGTTCTTGAATCTTCGTCCTTGCAAGACAGCTATCGCTCCCAATAAGCAAAAGTAAAGTAGAGTAAACGTAAATCATCTTCAATTTCATAGGGCACTTCCTCTTCTCTTCGACAGCTTTATTGCTTCGGACAAATCTTGGCATCTTGAATCCCGTGAGCGATATGTCTACAGAGGTTGTGAATAACCATGTGCTTTGGACTGCGGCAAGTCTTGTAGCTTTTAACGCCAAACTGAGGATGTTGACATACATTCCCCTGCACGCAGGGACAGCCTCCTATGCATGCCATGGCGTTTCCTGATCGTCTGGCGCACCCACAATATGCGGTGCTAGCCTGTGAATTATATTCTAAAACACCACAATGCTCACTCGCAGCTTCTTCGTAGTTCTCTATCCCACATTTTTCGGTCCTGCGTTCAAAATACAAAAACCCACACTTATGGATTGATTTTATGAGGTTGTTGTTTCTAAGGTCACCATCTGACGGCAAACCGTTGTTATACAAATCAATTGCAGATCGATCAGTTTCAATATGGTTTAGCGACGAAAACGCTGCCATGTCGCTTTGCCTTCCATTGAAAAATGAATTTGAAAGGTCAATAACTTTTATGCTTCTCTTGTTTTCTGATGCATTAAAAATGTCAATTGCATAGCTGATGTGATTGTTTCTTAACGCCGACTCGATGGCCCTGCGTTCGATCTCATGAGGTATTCCTTTATATCTATTCCAATTCTCTTGCCGGGACCGATTACGTGGCATCGGCCAACCGCCCATCAATTCACATTTCATCGCCCTGTCAACGACTATGCCTTTTACTTCCTGATGAGAGGGCAAGCCTATGTCGCTGAACTTTGTTAAAAAATTATACAGCTTTAAGCCATTAATAATGTAGGAGGCAAATTCATAAGTAAGATCTCTTTTAATGTAGTCATCATTATCCACAACTAGAAGGCGATACGATCCGTTGCAGACAAGCTTTTCATTAGAAAAGTTGATCACGTCTGTTTCAATTCCTGAAGCACCAAGAGATGTGTTCCATTGAAAGCTGATCTCAGCCCTGCAACTCTGGGCACTAACAAGGGATATGCCGAAAAGGATAAGAAAAAGAGCAAGACCTCTATTTAGCTGGTGGTACATGCAGACAGGAAATTGTCTGTCATCACGGATTTTCATGTTTAGCCTCCTGAGCTTTAAAATAATATTCATTTAATCAATTCCCAACGCAAGAGATGTCAGAAAAGTTCTGATAATCTACCTGCCGCTTCAATAGCATATTCCTTCCGATTCCTGACACCAGCGTCACGTCTATGCATTGCGATCCAATCGGACTAATATTTTCCAATAGCCAACTGGTTCAGTTTCGCCTTGCAACTTGAACAGTTTCCGTCTTTGCCAATTGTGTGCCAGAAAGAATGGGGTATTTTTGACACTAATTCATCGGTGCAGAGCTGCTTAAGATCGATGTATGATCAATATAGTGATTAGACAGAGGCAAAGTGGGTTAGTCTTTGGGAGAAATGTGGCGCTCGCTCAATCGCGGTGTGCAATTTGGTGTCATTTTGAGCTTGTTGAAAAAATGACAATGGCGCAAAAGCCGCGAGCCCATTGGGTAAGGGGCGAATTCACAGATCCAGGAAGCGAGACCGCCTGAGATGAGTACACGCTTCGGGTTCTTCCATCAAACGGGTCGCAGCCTCAATGAGCGCCGCTCTCAAAGCCAATGCCGAACCGGATGTCGCACCCGATGCCGATGCCGATTGGCCCCGAATTTTAAGAAAATTTTGGTAAAAGCTGTCGAGATCCGTATAAAAATACCAATGTGGACGACCTGAGTAATCAAAAGGCATGTCCATCAATTTTTTAAAACCGAGAGGACGATAAAACCTCCAAGACAGCTCATCTCCGTACGTATAGATTCGTCTGCCTTTGAAAGTCATGTTTGGCATAAAATGACCTTCAAACTGAATCATAAACAGCTGATTTAGAAGGAGCAAAAACACATCTGGACTTGAAGAAGGATCGATATAAAAGTTTCCGTACTCTTCAATCTCTCCCGCACCGGACAATTGCTCGCCAGATCCAACAACATGATTTATCGGCCGAGGAAGAAGGCCGTTGGCAAAATGGGAAGCCAAATCCTCAGAGTGAATCTGCTCCATCATCAAGCGGGGCAGGGGTAAAGTTCTCTTTTCTAGGTCCAATATCCAGGGAGGCACTGGGGCCCCGCCCAATACCATAAGACCCAAGTAGCCAATCCGTCCGTAAATGTTCCCCACTCGATGCCCCGTCTGCGATCTCAAATTTGTGAGATGGTGCATGTAATGCTGTTCATCTTCAGCCGAAAAATAATTTTTGATGACCGTGGGCCCATGAAATCCCAACTGCTCCTCCCCCTGTTTAATGGATCCGTAGGGAGCACTGATGATCCGGAGAGTCCCCCTGGTTTGACCAGAGTCATCCAAGACTTCGATATAGGTGGAGTTCTGCATGTATTCGCGGGCCAGTTGCTGCAGACGACTCACGTCCCAGTTTCTTCTCTCAGCCATGGCTCCCGTGGCCACTCCGACCAATCGCTCAATAATTTTGAGATGGCCCGCATGACCCGCAACGACCGCTTGGTGAGCACTCTGATAGATTTTTTTGTATGGTGGTGATGAGGGAGAAGCGAGTACTGTTTCAGGCCTTCTGACAATGGTCTTCAAACCACCCTTTTCGTAATCATATCGAAAAACGACACGAAAATACTTGTTCCCGATATTTGTTTCAGGACTGGCACCTGTCCAATTCTGGTTTATTAAATCCTCGCGATCGAGAGGACCGGCAATCACGTTTTCAATCTGAACAAGAGGATTCTTCATGAGGGATTTGACACAGGGATTGACCGGGCTAAAACGAGGAAAATATCCCTTCTCGGATCTGAGCTTTATCTCGGAGGCCCCGACTGCAAATTGAAGTACAAGCGACATCAATACAAAAAAGCTCGCTTGAATCAGTTTAATTGCAAAAACCCTTGTACAACTGCTCATCGGCTTTCGCTGGCGCTCTCAATGTAGGATATCACTTGCCGATAAATCTGTTTCTTAATGAGTCCGGGACCTGATAACCAATCTGTCGTGAGATTCTCCACGACTCCACCCAAAATAATTGACTGAACGCCCCTTGCCACATTGTAACGAAGTCTGGGGGTCAACTCACTGAGGCACTCCTTACCCTGGAGTATCCGATCAATTCGTTTTGCACCCACCTTGCGAATCTCAGTATAGAGTTTACGATACTTTTCGTCTTGGGCGCAAACGTGAGTGAAAAGCAAAATCACCAATGCCCATCCGCGCTCACGCGCAATCCCCTCGACCGTCGCGTCGATCACTCCTTTTATCTGAGCATCGGCAGTGCTTGCCTCGGTTATTTTCTCGATGACTAACTGTTGGAGTTCACGATAAATGCCGTGCACGACCAGGTACAAAATTTCGCGCTTATCTGGAAAATAGTGTGCGATGTGGGATCGAGCCAAACCGGCCTTGAGACCAATCGTATTGTAGTTAAAGTGCTCATAACCACCCTCTACCAAACACTCCACTGCAGCCCTGATGATTTCAACTTTCCGAACTTCACCTTTGGTTATCCGAAGGGGCAACATTTTTCGATAAAGCGGATCAATCTCCTCAGTTGCCGCCTTCACATGCCACCAGTTCTAAAGAACTCTCGCCCCCTGAGCCCGGAGAATCCTCTTGATCTCTTCGACATGTTCGGAGCTTCTGGTTTCAAGCAAAAATTCGATACTTGTTTCACTGATATCAAGCCCCATTCCCAGGCGATCGTGGTAGACCTCTAAGACGTTGGCCCTTTGATCAGCCAATACACCTGTGATCTTGTGTAAATTGCCAGGAACATCGTTCACGACAACCTGAAGTCGTGCCAATCTTCCGCGACGACTCATACCTCGTTCAATGATATTCGCCAAGGCATTTAGATCGACATTCCCCCGACAGAATAAAGACGGACTTCTTTCCCAAATCCAAGGTCTTTTTTAATGCCGCAGCCAAGGGCATGGCTCCGGCCCCCTCAACAAGGGTCTTGGACCGCTCCAACAAAAAAACCATAGCTTCGGAAATCTCATCGTCTTTGATTCGAATCACTTCGTCGACAAGCCGGGAAATGTAATCCTGATACATCAATTTACTGGGGGCTTTGACTGCTGTTCCATCAGCGATTGTCGGTCGATTGGGAGCTTTCGTCTCTGGTTCGCCTTTAAACAAATGATACATTCCAGGTGTATTGTCACTCACCACACCGTAAATCTTGCACTCCGGACGCAGCATTTTAACCGCTGTTGCAATTCCAGAAATCAAGCCGCCTCCACCAATAGGCACCACGATTGAATCGACATCAGGAAGATCCTCAAGAATTTCCAATCCGATTGTGCCCTGCCCTGCAATCACTTTGGGGTCCTCGTAGGGGTGCACAAACACATAGCCCATTTGCTGCTCAAGTTCTCTGGCCCGAGCATAGGCCTCGTCGAAAAATTCGCCATATAAAATAACCTCAGCTCCGTAGCTTTGGGTCGCCATGACCTTCACAAGAGGAGAATTCACTGGCATCACCACATGCGCCTTCACCCCTGTGTAACTGGCGGAGAGCGCCACACCCTGAGCATGGTTTCCCGCACTGCATGCCACGATTCCTCTCGCCTTTTCAGACTCCGTGAGACTTGATACTTTATTAAAAGCTCCCCGGATCTTAAAGGAACCCGTCATTTGCTGGTTTTCATATTTCAAATAAATATCCGTGCCCAACCACCTCGAACAGCTTCGAGAATGAAGAAGCTGAGTTTTGCTCATTTTGGGCCTGATCACTTGAGCCGCTTGTTCTATGTCTTTCAAATTTATTGGCATACTCCATTTGATAGCTAATTCTGGGCGTTCGTCAAGATCAACAACTCGACCTCTTGGAACAGCTGATCTTATCCGATAGGAACTTTGATGAATCTTCTCTTTCATGCTTTAGGCATTCTTCTTGTTTTCCTACTTCACGCTGATACGCTGTCAGAGTCAGCTAGTACCAAGGACCCGTGTAAGCTCCATCGCGGGAGCTGCGCAGATCAGGCAAAGGACATCAAGGCTATCTCCGAAAAAGCCGCCGAAAAAAATCAACCTGAAGAGATTCTTGATCCTCAGATTGTTCCTTCTCTGAAGGAGTGGTCTGAACTGGAACTTGTAGAGAGAGGCAAAGCCCTCATTAAAGGGTACCAAGAACTGACAAGAGTCCATGGACTGTCATACAGCCCTCAAGTTCTTACATGCAAGGCATACAACGAATCCACGTTTGATCTAAGAGCTAAGGCCTCAAGCTCGTCTGCATCGGGTCTTGCCCAGACAACGAAGAGCACCTGCAGAGATCTCTTCACCCGAGGAGACTGGTTTTCTTCTAAAGTCGCTGGATTTGAACAGATTAAGAATGGGGCCACCTATTACGCGAAAATGAAATCTTTTCCTCTTGCTCAAATGGAGATTGGCCTGGCCATCCTCCATCAGAAATTCGAAGAAAGTAATCCCAAAAATCTTAAAACTGCGCTAAAGAGATACAGAGGGGACGACGATCCGACTATTAACGAGACTTACGCAAAGCGAATTTTAAACTGTGAAAAATGTTTAATAGGATCCTCTGCTGTCACTATAGAATGCCTCAATAAAGCCAAGCCTCCCCAAGAGTCGAAATAGAGAAGGGAAGAATTAACATGCTCAAGACGGTGCAACTCACCAGGAACAATCCTTCAAGCTCTTGCGAAACAGCGAAGGTTATGATGGTATTTGTGATTCATCTCCTTTTCTTTGTCTGCTCACTCCCTACCTTGGCCGAGCCGCCTTGGACCATGAAATCTCAGTTGGAAACGATTCCTTCTTCGAGCGTCAAGCGATTCAGTCTTAGCTTTAGCCAAGGAGACAAATCACTGCCACCCTACGCGCCAGAGTCTCCCCCATTTGGTTTGGTTTCTGAAAAGGAGATCCTTATTGGCGATAGACTTTATTTTTTAACGGGATGGGCCCATGGTGCTCATACGGTTTTATTCCGAGTTTTTGATCCAACAAGTCAAAGCTCGCTGCCCATCTGTGAAAAAATCTCAGAAGCAGAAGAGTCTGACCTCAGATTAGAAAAAAACAATTTGGAAATTCGGATCATCAACTCTGACGACAAGCTTTCTGAAGAATGGATCAGTTGTAAAGAGCAGAAGAAAAACAAGCAAAAGCCAAGTCCAAAGAAATAATAGAATCTGAGCGCTGACTAAAACCCTTCCCAGTAGACCGTCAAACCCTGTATGGGCAGGCACTCACCGGCCAGCTGCCTAGGTCGCAGCCCACAGTCCTGAGGAGTCACGACAAGGCGATCATCGAAATAAAAGAACTGACAGAGATGCTTCCCACAATGAGAACAGCACTCCACCCTTCTCTCTTGCATTTGATTGAGGTTTCCACAGACATGACAACGGCGAAAATGAGTTGGCTTTTGCATTAACTTTGGCTCCTTCTAGGAACTTCTCGTTCAGTTAATACTGAGCCCACGGTTTTCTTCTAGAGACCATCCATCGGCAAGAGCCCAATCCCACCGATTTCCTCTCTGATGAGAGGCCGAGGTTCGCCAGAGGTAAACTCCTCAGTGTCACTTTTGCTTTCACACAGGTGACACCAAAAGGCTAACAAATGGTCCCTATCTCTCGCAAGACAAAATTATTTAAATATTTGATTTCATTAATGAAACATGTAAAACAACTTGACGCATCATCAAACAATCCCAAGAATGTCAGAGGCTTTGCCAGCCTTGTCATATTGTCCCACAAAGTGAGGGATTCATTTGCGGATTGGGCTTTATCCATTATAGGCCAGAAGGCATCATTGTATGGATGTCTCACAATCCTTCGTTCGCACTCGTTTTAGTTTTTCTTCTCATTTTACTTCCGGCTCAACAGAGCTTGGCGATGATCACTTGCCCACCCGATTTGACCTTAAAAGAAAATACCTTGGACAAAAATGAGCGAGAAAAGTGGTGCCAATCGAACAAAGGAGAGCGGCTGGGTTCTTACATTCGCTACTTCGCCGATGGGAAGACCGCCACCGAGGGCTCTTATTTGCTTAATAAAAAAGACGGCCGTTGGCGTTCCTATTTTTCAAATGGACATTTAAAGGAAGAAAATCATTGGCGGAACGGGCGGCTCAATGGCAGTTATCAAACATTTTTTGAAAATCGCCAAATTGAAGAGGAAGGCCGTTATCAGCGAAACTGGAAAACAGGCCTTTGGAAACACTATCTCTCAGACGGAACTTTAAAATCCTCCATTGATTATGGTGCGAGTCACTTTCAGATCTACGGACACTACTATGGCGTGAGCGGAAACTCTGACATCAGCCATTTTACAGCGCTTGACATGACCGCACGCTGGCCGGCCGTACTCGTCGATCGAATGCTGATTGAGACAGGACTCGTCATCGGTTGGGTGGGAGGAAAAAATGATGAATACGTGGTGACGCTCGCACCAGAACTCCGATTTTTGTGGTGTCTAGGTCCTTGGTTTCGATTTGGCCCTCTGGTTGGGTATGAAAAGTGGCCTCGCCTGACTTCCAAGGCAAGTTTTGGCGGCCGACTTTCCTTTATCTTGGAAGGCACTCAAGCGACTGAACTCCATCGTCCTCGTCGCTCATTTACGGAACTTGTTTTTACTGCCAAAGTGCTTTCGTCTGAATACCAGGTTCTTATGGCAGGACTTGATCTCTGGGGATTTTAATTTTCGACTGAATCGAACGGGCATTGAGGTAAA includes the following:
- a CDS encoding TetR/AcrR family transcriptional regulator; translation: MKAATEEIDPLYRKMLPLRITKGEVRKVEIIRAAVECLVEGGYEHFNYNTIGLKAGLARSHIAHYFPDKREILYLVVHGIYRELQQLVIEKITEASTADAQIKGVIDATVEGIARERGWALVILLFTHVCAQDEKYRKLYTEIRKVGAKRIDRILQGKECLSELTPRLRYNVARGVQSIILGGVVENLTTDWLSGPGLIKKQIYRQVISYIESASESR